The following proteins are co-located in the Phragmites australis chromosome 10, lpPhrAust1.1, whole genome shotgun sequence genome:
- the LOC133930247 gene encoding uncharacterized protein LOC133930247: MAGDGKGEGSGAKDGVVVQRVVREVSGGTSYPVLTKTNYTEWALLMRVKLRAQALWAAVNTGGVDSQEDMMALDALCSAVPPEMVSAIADKETTKEAWDAIKTMRVGDDRVKKSSAQQLRRQFEVAAFKDGESVEEFALQLSGMVATLATLDEVVEETKVVEKLFCSVPQRFRQIVLAIETLLDASKLTLADATGRLKAAEDAFEPPLSMVQHDGKLYLTEEEWDARRKRREAKNRDGSGGSSKNFARRGRGRSNGHARMGHGGGLSSGGPPVASDQCRRCGKHGHWARECRSKPKKEQAHVAHEEEAALLLLRASVGRIPISSPVQDSPAITPTTRAAKCEVVQERAVSCLAPNLDIGPVEASAGSPPQIREEKVFVQLGRAEENRDAKRWILDTGATNHMTGSRAAFVEMNTKVCGTVRFGDESVARIEGCGTVMFVCKNGEHRSFAGVYYIPQLTTNIVSVGQLDEGGYQVLIDGGVMTIRELGGRLPR; encoded by the coding sequence ATGGCCGGCGACGGTAAAGGCGAGGGGAGCGGCGCCAAGGATGGCGTCGTGGTCCAGCGGGTGGTGCGTGAGGTGTCAGGCGGGACTAGCTACCCCGTTCTCACCAAAACGAACTACACCGAGTGGGCACTCCTCATGAGGGTCAAGCTCAGGGCCCAGGCGCTCTGGGCCGCCGTCAACACAGGAGGCGTGGATTCTCAGGAAGACATGATGGCGCTCGATGCTCTGTGCAGCGCCGTGCCGCCGGAGATGGTGTCCGCGATCGCCGACAAAGAAACGACGAAGGAAGCCTGGGATGCTATCAAGACCATGCGAGTTGGCGATGACCGCGTGAAGAAGTCGAGCGCCCAACAGCTGCGCAGGCAGTTCGAGGTAGCGGCGTTCAAGGACGGTGAGTCCGTTGAAGAGTTCGCTCTGCAACTGAGCGGCATGGTGGCCACTCTGGCGACTCTCGACGAGGTTGTGGAGGAGACCAAGGTAGTGGAGAAGCTGTTCTGCAGCGTGCCGCAGCGATTTCGTCAGATCGTCCTGGCAATTGAGACGCTGCTTGACGCGTCCAAGCTCACGCTGGCGGATGCGACAGGGAGGTTGAAGGCCGCCGAAGATGCGTTCGAGCCGCCACTGTCAATGGTGCAACACGATGGCAAGTTGTATTTGACAGAGGAGGAATGGGATGCGAGGAGAAAACGGCGCGAGGCCAAGAATCGTGATGGCAGCGGCGGCTCAAGCAAGAACTTCGCGCGTCGAGGAAGGGGGCGTTCGAATGGGCATGCACGAATGGGCCATGGCGGCGGATTGTCGTCGGGCGGGCCGCCAGTGGCCTCGGACCAGTGCCGGAGGTGTGGAAAACATGGGCATTGGGCCCGGGAGTGCAGGTCGAAGCCGAAGAAGGAGCAGGCCCATGTGGCCCACGAAGAGGAGGCTGCTTTACTGCTGCTGCGAGCGAGTGTCGGCAGAATCCCCATTTCGTCGCCGGTACAGGATTCCCCCGCGATCACACCGACGACCAGAGCGGCGAAATGTGAGGTCGTGCAGGAGCGGGCGGTGTCGTGCCTAGCCCCGAACCTCGACATCGGACCTGTGGAGGCGTCGGCGGGTTCCCCGCCCCAAATCCGGGAGGAGAAGGTCTTCGTGCAGCTTGGGAGAGCGGAGGAGAACCGCGATGCCAAGCGATGGATCCTCGACACTGGAGCGACGAACCACATGACGGGGTCGCGAGCCGCCTTTGTCGagatgaacaccaaagtctGCGGAACGGTGCGGTTCGGCGACGAATCCGTCGCGCGGATCGAAGGATGCGGGACCGTGATGTTCGTCTGCAAGAACGGCGAGCACCGCTCCTTTGCCGGTGTCTACTACATCCCCCAGCTCACGACGAACATTGTGAGTGTGGGTCAACTCGACGAGGGAGGTTATCAGGTGCTGATTGATGGCGGAGTGATGACGATTCGTGAACTGGGAGGACGCCTGCCAAGGTGA